In the Lepus europaeus isolate LE1 chromosome 18, mLepTim1.pri, whole genome shotgun sequence genome, one interval contains:
- the C1QTNF1 gene encoding complement C1q tumor necrosis factor-related protein 1 codes for MGPRGPGLVLSACLLLAACGPALGRGPRGAQEPQEPEGTREPPPRDADDRDEEQEKYRAGGGQDPPTPQCFRCCDPSAPMYQAIPAPQINITILKGEKGDRGDRGLQGKYGKTGSAGPRGHIGPKGQKGSVGAPGDRCKNHYAAFSVGRRKPLHSSEYYQTVVFDTEFVNLYGHFNMFTGKFYCYVPGVYFFSLNVHTWNQKETYLHVMRNTEEVVILYAQASDRSIMQSQSLMLELREQDEVWVRLFKGERENAIFSDEFDTYITFSGYLVKHAAEP; via the exons ATGGGCCCGCGAGGACCGGGCCTCGTGCTGAGCGCCTGCCTGCTGCTGGCCGCGTGCGGCCCGGCGCTGGGCCGGGGGCCGCGGGGCGCGCAGGAGCCGCAGGAGCCGGAGGGGACCCGGGAGCCGCCGCCTCGGGACGCGGACGACAG GGATGAAGAACAAGAAAAATACAGGGCTGGCGGGGGccaggacccccccaccccccagtgctTTCGCTGCTGTGACCCCTCAGCCCCCATGTACCAGGCGATCCCAGCGCCCCAGATCAACATCACCATCCTGAAAG GTGAGAAGGGAGACCGGGGCGACCGGGGCCTCCAGGGGAAATACGGGAAGACGGGCTCGGCGGGCCCCCGGGGCCACATCGGGCCCAAGGGGCAGAAGGGGTCCGTGGGGGCCCCCGGGGACCGGTGCAAGAACCACTACGCGGCCTTCTCGGTGGGCCGCCGGAAGCCGCTGCACAGCAGCGAGTACTACCAGACGGTGGTGTTCGACACGGAGTTCGTGAACCTGTACGGCCACTTCAACATGTTCACCGGCAAGTTCTACTGCTACGTGCCCGGCGTCTACTTCTTCAGCCTCAACGTGCACACCTGGAACCAGAAGGAGACCTACCTGCACGTGATGAGGAACACGGAGGAGGTGGTGATCCTGTACGCCCAGGCCAGCGACCGGAGCATCATGCAGAGCCAGAGCCTGATGCTGGAGCTGCGGGAGCAGGACGAGGTGTGGGTGCGGCTCTTCAAGGGCGAGCGCGAGAATGCCATCTTCAGCGACGAGTTCGACACCTACATCACCTTCAGCGGCTACCTGGTCAAGCACGCGGCCGAGCCCTag